One window of the Solanum stenotomum isolate F172 chromosome 11, ASM1918654v1, whole genome shotgun sequence genome contains the following:
- the LOC125843716 gene encoding uncharacterized protein LOC125843716 codes for MAASKSYFARSNYRFLSSDRNVSVTSDTMFELDESDVWNSPATARSSSPEFRKTNTRISRKQSIAKSDRNSTGVTVKAAAAASSMPVNVPDWSKILKDEYRENRRRDSDDDGEDDDDGENRIPPHEFLARQFARTRIASFSVHEGVGRTLKGRDLSRVRNAIFEKTGFED; via the coding sequence atggcGGCTTCGAAGAGCTATTTCGCTAGATCGAACTACCGGTTCCTTTCAAGTGATCGGAATGTTTCAGTAACTTCCGATACGATGTTCGAGCTGGATGAATCAGACGTATGGAACTCACCGGCGACGGCGAGGTCATCGTCGCCGGAGTTTCGGAAAACGAATACGAGGATTTCTAGAAAGCAGTCTATTGCGAAAAGTGATCGGAACAGTACCGGAGTAACGGTGAAAGCAGCAGCGGCGGCGTCTTCTATGCCGGTGAACGTGCCGGATTGGTCGAAGATACTGAAGGATGAGTATAGAGAGAATCGGAGAAGAGATAGCGATGATGATGGAGAAGACGATGATGATGGTGAGAATCGGATTCCGCCGCATGAGTTTTTAGCGAGGCAGTTTGCGAGAACGAGAATCGCTTCGTTTTCGGTTCATGAAGGAGTTGGAAGGACTCTTAAAGGTAGAGATCTGAGTAGAGTCAGAAATGCAATTTTCGAGAAAACTGGATTCGAGGATTAA
- the LOC125843717 gene encoding 60S ribosomal protein L12, which produces MPPKFDPSQVVEVFVRVTGGEVGAASSLAPKIGPLGLSPKKIGEDIAKETSKDWKGLRVTVKLTVQNRQAKVSVVPSAAALVIKALKEPERDRKKTKNIKHNGNISLDDVIEIAKIMQSRSMAKDLSGTVKEILGTCVSVGCTVDGKDPKDLQQEISDGDVEIPEN; this is translated from the coding sequence ATGCCGCCAAAGTTCGATCCATCTCAGGTCGTCGAAGTTTTCGTCCGAGTTACCGGAGGTGAAGTCGGAGCGGCGAGTTCACTCGCTCCAAAAATCGGTCCACTAGGTCTTTCCCCGAAGAAAATCGGTGAAGACATTGCTAAGGAAACTTCAAAGGACTGGAAGGGTCTCAGAGTTACCGTCAAGCTCACCGTCCAAAATCGTCAAGCTAAGGTATCAGTTGTTCCTTCCGCTGCCGCACTTGTGATCAAGGCTTTGAAGGAACCGGAACGTGATAGGAAGAAGACGAAGAATATCAAGCATAATGGAAATATCTCGCTTGATGATGTTATCGAGATTGCTAAAATTATGCAGTCTAGATCTATGGCTAAGGATTTGAGTGGAACTGTGAAGGAGATTTTAGGCACTTGTGTATCTGTTGGTTGCACGGTTGATGGTAAGGATCCAAAGGATTTGCAGCAAGAGATTTCTGATGGAGATGTCGAGATTCCTGAAAATTGA